TATTTCAGAAACCGGCGCGGAGAGTTTACGTCTTCGAAAGTTATTATGAAGGGAATTCGAAACCGGACTGCAGTGACTTGCTAAGAGACGGGAGACGGCAAAATAGTCATATAGTCATTGTAAACATTGGAATGACAGATCGCCAACCATCACCCCCTTCAGACCAAAACACATCCACCAAAGCATACGACTACACGACCCGATCGAGAATTtggctcttttttctcttctgaAGGCTCGGATTGGCCATAGCTATTGCAACTCGAGCGTTTACGTTTCGGCGCTGCGATGCTTCACGAAAGCAATTCAAAAATCGTAATGAAATTTGATTCGCTAATGATTCGCCAGTGATTAGCTAAGACTTTTATCGATATGGTAGGTTCACTGAGAGTCAGCCATTTAATAATGTTGAGATAGCAATTCTTGCTGCTTCATTTTCAACGCTGTATCTATTTTTGGGTGTAGAGAACGGCGACAACAGCGCTGATCGCAGGTGGCGTCAGTTGGCAGCAACCTTGTTCAGTACAATAATTTTATCATTGTGAAATTCAACTTACCATTACTTTCCTTGAAAATTCCGACTGAATAAATTTGGATAAAACGCTGTGCATAAATAGACATCGATAAGAGAAATCACCCACAACCTTTCCATTTTTGCCTAGAATCACATTGTGCTTCTTTATTGCTGTTTCGTATTTTGGCGCCTTTCTGTCGCAACTGGATGCGATTTTTGTTGGAAAGCGTTGTTAATTTATCGCATTAGTTGGATAAAGCGTTGATCGAGTGGCTCTGAAAAAGCCCAGGCAACTGTAACCCGTTTGGGAAAGGTTGTCGAAAGTTGTCGAGTGTGGCTTCATTTTGTATGTCGTACAAGTTGTAATCTTTGTGTGTCATTTTGTCGTTTTTGCTTCTTTGAtagttttaaaattatgaattGTGAAAAGGACCACCAAATCTCACCCACTGTTATTTGGTTGTGCTTTTGAATTCCACGATTCTGTGTTTTCTTAGTATCGATTTGCTTTTctggcgaacgaacgaaagaaaggaaaaacacacaggatacataaaacataatctGAGGTTCGCtggtcaaaacaaaaattaaaacaaaaaatctacGCGATATTGTGACCGATTTACAAAACATCTAATATCACGTAGGGACTAGAAGGATTTCATTAAACCGAATATTTAGCTGGTCTCGTGCTTGCTGTGACTGAtctgaaatttgtttttaagtCTACTAAATAGCAGTAAACAATCCAAAACGTAATAACTTCATTAATTTGCTAAAGCAAGCTAAAGTTTAACTCTCACTCGCTAAAGTAATCGCTATTGGTGATCAGTTTGATTTTTTCGCATCTTTTGTGTCTTCCTTAGCCTGACCGCGTCCCAAAATTTTCGCCAAGCTGTCCCAGATTCCACCGAATAGCAAGGCGCAGCTCAGATTTTCGAACGGCACAAACGGATCGTGGATGCCAAGCAGAATTGACGACAGCTTGAAGTACACGAGGAAGATAACGATGCCGAAGTAGACCAGGGCGTGCGGGGCTGAGATCAGGTCCGTCTTCTTGTCCAGCACAAAAATGATCGAAGCTATTAACGATGCTTTGGTGTAGCTTTTGTAAAAAGtgttgatgaaatgaaaaaaaagttattcAAATGCACAGAATTTTGTACACTGACAATCCTTAAAGAAAGGATTGCCGAGCAAGCCGAAAAAACTTACAAGCTTGGTTGCAAGAACTCCATGGCCGTCGGCGTCCAGACACCACGAATCAATCGTTCAATCAGCTTCGTGAAACCGGCCCCGTTGCCCTTTAACGTGCCGATAAGgatcatgatgatgaatgCGTTCGGGTAAAGTTTGGCAGCATGCGTAACACCATCGTGGATCTGCAAAGGTCATATGAAAtagatcaaaacaaactcaagTCATTTCGCGTTTGCAGAAAAAATGtagattgaaattgatttgaactgaaaattggaaatattGTGCTTTTCGTACATCGAAATGAGAATGCACGTTTTGCACTAAATGGTTGATTGCGCTGGATATTTGGTGACTTTGGAATAGATTGATATGGTTTGATAGTCGCTCTGGATGACGGTAGTAGACGAAGCTTGGCCTTCAGGCAGTGCCGTGTTGTTTAGATTCCTCGGGAGCATTTAGATGCCACTCAGATGCCACTAACGGGAGCTTGTGCCCCAATGCGTTTTCTTATTCAAAGTTTTCATTTACAGTCTTTGGTTATTACCTTCTTTGCTCGATAAATTTCCTTCATTGAACTAGCAGCCACCTTGACCGGCAAGAATTTTGCCACCTTGTAGCCAATGTCGAAGGGAGTATAAAAAACGATGTACCAGCAGGCGGTGGCGACAAGCAGCTGAGGCGTATTCTTCAGTGGCGCCAGGATGGGTTCACCAAGCAGTCCGTTAGCAACCATGCCGCCCGCAAAAACGACAAGCATCGTTGAAAGCCAGCAGGCGAGCGGATGTTTCCGCGAAAAGGCGTGCGCTCCGACCCCAAGATCCTCCTTCACCGAGAGGGCACACAGAAGACTGTGCGCGATGTCGAAGTAAGGAAACATCTTTAGTTTTATCACCTGATTGGCGATATCGAGAAATGCCTCGGGATCCATGGTTCCGACGGTTGTTCACTTGTGTCACAGAAATGCACGGAAAAAGTGGAGAAAATCGCCTGTAATTGAATTGAAGACATCGATAGTATTAGTAtctttaaaattttctttttttttcattacttttcaatatcTACACCAGATGACAAGAAATTACTTATTAGTGAAAGGTATCAGTACTCTAATGTGTAATAGAGTTTGGAACCGATAGTGAATGAAAAGTAGGTAAGCTTTCAATGAGCTTATGATGTAAAATCCAACTATCCAGGTCCCCTGCACTTTTAGCACGCCGCGGGAGACGAAAATAGGTTCACGCCCAAACCGTACGGTTCTCACCCCaaagggaataaaaaaaaacgacacacAACTGCTCGGGTTAAAGCTTTGTGACACGAAAAAGGCCTTTTTCCCAGGGTTCACGCAGTTGTACAGACTTCCGATCAACCGGGAGCAATGATTATCCCGATTGCGCAGGCGACTGAAAATccctggccagcagcaggcaaaGAATGTAAGAAAAACATGACAAGACGGTGGAGTGGTATCTTTTCTAATGGGAGATTAGTTTTTTGAATGGGAAAACGTACTACTGCTTCCCTAGTAAACCATTACGATCACAGGATAACAACCTGCCAACTCAAGTTACTAGTTAAGAGCATTACTGTCGACCGACGGTATGGATTAGAATATGGCTGGGGCGCTCTATGGCAACTGGGCCATCAAACCTTAGCTGTTCTGTGTCGTTCCGGGATGGGTTCACACTTAACGCGCGTAAACCATGAGTAATAATTATCCTGCCTGATGGTGACTAAAATCACAACTATCACCTGAAACACTGCGTTTAGTCGTTTTCTTAGTGTAGCAGAAGCCACTACGAACAGTCAAGCTGCTTCCGCCTGCTAGATCAATCTTTGTTATACTGGTCGTCACGAAGCATGCTGCTCCAATCGCCACTATACTGCGTGACCACCGAACTGCGATCACCCGGTCTCCCCGTAGCTTCGCACTTCGATACGTTTCACTTCTGTACCATTAGGCACCGAAAGCGATGTGCGGacgaatgttttaattttagaacTTTCAATAAATGAGCTGCGCGACATGACGGCAAAGCGAGGCCGGGATGGCCCAGTAGAAACAGGAGCCCCGCAAAGATCCGCGGTTGTGCGTGCTATACCGGGACGCTAGCCAACGCACGCCAAACGTCTAGTTGCACGTGAGTGTGCGCATTCGTGCCAGCAGAGGTGATCGTTTATAGAACGCACATTCGCCGGCCGACGCACGCACAAATCTAGGTATGGATggatttttcctttcccaGTCTTAGAAGATCCTACATACAGCACACCGCGATGTTGGGGTGGCTCTGCCTCACAGGCTGTTGCAGCTTTCACggtgacaaaataaaaatcaaaactacAATCTCAGCGTTATTTTTAACTCAACCAGTCCGATGGTAGCACGTCGAAGAAATCATTGGCCTTGAATTCTATGCGAACCGCACTCTCAAACGAATGCCAAAATATGTTAACCCCGATATGTTTCATTCGACGGTATGCCGGGTCGAAAGCACCCTGGCCGTCGAATTTAATTTGACGAAAAAGGTTCGACGCGTGATTTTCTGCTCCATCTACAGAATCCGTGGGGTACATAATTACGTTCAATTAAAGCGATTCCATTCGAGGCCTTCGCAGGATCCAATTGGTTTTGTGCAATCAACCACTgcggaaataaaacaaatcaaaacaccaaAATCACACAGTAAACAAACCTAAAGAAAACCTGTCCACGAATGAGCAGCTACTGTTGCTCCTCGGTTGCGTATGAAGTTCGCTCGAATTATCCTAGGAGATCACAATTTCGTTTTCACAGCAAGAAACTTGGtgaattctttcgtcttttTCCCTTCTCCCCGCAAAAGCGCCGGTTTCGTGCGAGCCCGTATTACAGGACAACAAACTTCATCGCTTCGTCAACTAACGCTTGATATATTTCCCCTCTTGCATAATAAGCGTAGAATGGAATATCGTGATCGTGTTACCTGGCTGCGAAGCCTGAAGGAACGTATGTCTGTTCTGTTCCGTGTTCCAAATAGAACAAGGATAATGCTTGAAGAATGATTTGCGTGCTCGTCGGTTTAAGTTAAGTATTTTAATGGagaatgaaaacataaaataaataatattaaaagCCTGACGGTCTTACTTGATGTTTTTCGTTGATATATATGAAAATGACTCCTGGNNNNNNNNNNNNNNNNNNNNNNNNNNNNNNNNNNNNNNNNNNNNNNNNNNNNNNNNNNNNNNNNNNNNNNNNNNNNNNNNNNNNNNNNNNNNNNNNNNNNCGGCTTTTGATCAAGTTGTTCGAGTCGAAGCAGGACGAGCTAGAAATCCTGGTGCAGCTTGAGATGAAGAAGATGCTGCTCGACcggatgattaatttattggcgTTTGGCTGTGTGGTACCCGTAGTGAAGTACATTAGCCAGTGTTGCGTACGGGGTGATACAGATATCTCGCTCATAAGGTACTTTGTAACAGAGGTGCTGGAAACGATCACACATCCGTACTCGGCCGAGTTTGTGCAGCTGTTTTTGCCGATGGTCGAAAACGAGGAGATTACCGGTTCGATGCGCGGCGAAGGTGACAACGATCCCGTGTCCGAGTTCATCGTGCACTGCAAGGCGCATTACACGACGTTGTAAGGAGAGAGATGCAGCAACGCCTTATTAGAGTAATGTATCGTTCTACCGTATCGCAGCGGCTTTATCAGATGTAGCGTTCATCACGATTTAATACGATTGCCTTAGGGTTTTAAGGTTTTGTACTAAGTAATTGAAGATCAAAAGGGATTCATTCATgtatttttgcttttgcgcAAATCTTTAATCATCTGAAGTGATTAATTTAAAGGTTTTCAATTTATACATTTAagttcgattgtttgaattAACTAGTTGAGTGCTTATTTTCATTCACAGAgtgaagaaaaccgaaactactgaaataaaaaatggataaatTTGACGGAGACTTAATTTGCATGGCTGTAGCATTGAAGTAGATAAAATAATCCGATACATTATCCCGCTTGATTggcaattcaattaaacttaGAAACAATCGatggaatatatttttttgtttagttgaTATCCATGAAATGCTGAACATACTGATTTTTACTGTAGAAAGCAGTAAATCTCAATTTCAACACGAAAAACTGACCTGTGGATTCAGTTTGCTACATTTGCGTCAACGACAGTTCAATTTTTTACACCTCCCTGAGGTGGAGAATCGGCGAGTTCAGGGCATTCCTGGAGGCGGTGGCCCAACGTCACTATCGGAGGTGTCTTCAATATGCAGTCGTCGAGCGAGGCATCGATGCGACCAACGCCAATGACGAAGTACAGCTCGCTGCCGCGGAACAGCTATGACTTGTCCTGCTGAAAAGCACGATCTGCGAAACGCCCTCGGGATCCATGATCTTCAAATGCtcggaaaaaatgaaaaaaatcgccTGTAATTGAATTGAAGACATCGGAAGTATTagtaaattttgattttttttgttcttttcagTACTTCTTTTTTCAGTGTTTTTTTGTACTAAACGCGAAATGAAGGCAAAGCAAGGCCGA
Above is a genomic segment from Anopheles bellator chromosome X, idAnoBellAS_SP24_06.2, whole genome shotgun sequence containing:
- the LOC131213479 gene encoding trimeric intracellular cation channel type 1B.1, giving the protein MDPEAFLDIANQVIKLKMFPYFDIAHSLLCALSVKEDLGVGAHAFSRKHPLACWLSTMLVVFAGGMVANGLLGEPILAPLKNTPQLLVATACWYIVFYTPFDIGYKVAKFLPVKVAASSMKEIYRAKKIHDGVTHAAKLYPNAFIIMILIGTLKGNGAGFTKLIERLIRGVWTPTAMEFLQPSFYTKASLIASIIFVLDKKTDLISAPHALVYFGIVIFLVYFKLSSILLGIHDPFVPFENLSCALLFGGIWDSLAKILGRGQAKEDTKDAKKSN